In the genome of Taurinivorans muris, one region contains:
- a CDS encoding type II 3-dehydroquinate dehydratase, with translation MPEKVLIINGPNLGHLGKRETHIYGGQGMEYVFEELRKKGLEALYFQSNHEGRLIDRLEEARTEFLNREIPGIVLNAGAFTHTSLALADCLSWIKVPYVEVHISNILTRSGNAKSEADGLRGKSLIASSSIGLIAGFGLDSYLLAVDALIRYNAKN, from the coding sequence ATGCCTGAAAAAGTTTTGATTATCAACGGACCGAACCTCGGACATCTCGGCAAACGCGAAACGCACATTTACGGCGGACAGGGCATGGAATACGTTTTTGAGGAACTGCGAAAAAAAGGGCTGGAAGCGCTTTATTTCCAATCCAATCACGAGGGACGGCTCATTGACAGGCTGGAAGAAGCCCGCACGGAATTTTTAAACCGGGAAATTCCCGGCATCGTGCTTAACGCGGGAGCGTTCACCCATACCTCCCTTGCGCTCGCCGATTGTCTTTCCTGGATAAAGGTCCCTTATGTCGAAGTGCATATCAGCAATATTCTGACCCGTTCCGGCAATGCGAAATCAGAGGCGGACGGCTTGCGCGGCAAAAGTCTGATAGCCTCTTCCTCCATCGGGCTTATCGCCGGTTTCGGGCTTGATTCATATTTGCTTGCAGTTGACGCCCTAATACGTTATAACGCTAAAAACTAA
- a CDS encoding ATP-dependent helicase — MPDLSLLNSAQYQAVTAGNNPLLVIAGAGSGKTRTIVYRLAYLAERGVDPYSILLLTFTKKAAQEMLHRAASLLGSDLMGVQGGTFHAFSYALLRQFPPSWAKSNLSILDGADCTAIIGHCKDEKKIGKGDRSFPKNATVHGLISKARNKELPLEEILRRESQHLLPHAEALCELETLYHAYRREHNVLDYDDLLFELEAGLKENPALLKRMHERFRHVMVDEYQDTNMVQARLVRLLTGGDTAVMAVGDDAQSIYAFRGANVQNILEFPKLFPCCEIVRLEENYRSVQPILDIANAVLENAPVGYQKHLFSKRGCEENTVSVQVVRPFSDITQARIAARMIDGLLHTEQGADIAVLFRAGYQSYHLEIELNKLGIGFKKYGGVKYTEASHIKDVLSYLRLLLNPMDLPAFERMAGLCKGIGAKTARKLFGLAMQEDKEALRKACKKYPDFWADLQLLMEMRKNSVSPEKMLRAVIDQYQPRMELLYPDDWPRRQQGLEELAGIASSYADLAVFMADLSLENPDEAEDGDDSRQKVVLSTVHSAKGLEWKHVFILDLVEDRFPSRHAMVSAEDYEEERRLLYVACTRAKDSLRLFVPQNILQRGQGFEERAVPSPFIKEIPPRLYEEVIEQYGGVLVKQGLQKSPLQTMKPDINIFDSFKNAMAESGEETAGGQRETDSVFCAAKPKSANPAVKLGYCRHKVFGRGKIIEEVDSEKVRVNFTGIGLKVIMKAYLTFED, encoded by the coding sequence ATGCCGGACTTATCTCTTTTAAATTCAGCGCAGTATCAGGCCGTGACGGCGGGGAACAATCCTTTGCTCGTCATTGCGGGGGCGGGCAGCGGAAAAACCCGCACCATAGTATACAGGCTCGCCTATTTGGCGGAACGGGGCGTTGACCCCTATTCCATTCTGCTTTTGACGTTTACCAAAAAAGCCGCCCAGGAAATGCTGCACAGGGCGGCTTCCCTGCTCGGCTCCGATTTAATGGGCGTGCAGGGCGGAACATTCCACGCTTTTTCCTATGCGCTTTTGCGGCAGTTTCCCCCTTCCTGGGCGAAATCGAATTTGAGTATTCTGGACGGCGCCGACTGCACGGCAATTATCGGGCACTGCAAGGATGAAAAAAAGATAGGCAAGGGGGACAGGTCTTTTCCGAAAAATGCGACCGTTCACGGGCTTATCAGCAAGGCACGCAACAAAGAGCTGCCTCTTGAGGAAATTTTGCGCCGTGAAAGCCAGCACCTGCTCCCGCATGCGGAAGCCCTCTGCGAGCTTGAAACGCTGTATCACGCTTACAGGCGTGAGCATAACGTGCTTGATTATGATGATTTGCTTTTTGAACTGGAAGCAGGCTTAAAAGAGAACCCTGCGCTTTTGAAACGCATGCATGAACGCTTCCGCCATGTCATGGTGGATGAATATCAGGATACCAACATGGTGCAGGCTCGGCTCGTGCGTCTTTTGACCGGCGGGGATACGGCTGTCATGGCTGTCGGCGACGACGCCCAGTCGATTTACGCGTTCCGCGGGGCGAACGTGCAAAATATTTTGGAATTTCCGAAGCTTTTCCCCTGCTGTGAAATTGTGCGTCTGGAAGAAAATTACCGCTCCGTTCAGCCTATTTTGGATATTGCCAACGCTGTTTTGGAAAACGCGCCCGTCGGGTATCAAAAGCATTTGTTTTCTAAGCGCGGCTGTGAGGAAAACACGGTAAGCGTGCAGGTTGTGCGTCCTTTCAGCGACATAACGCAGGCGCGTATTGCAGCCCGCATGATAGACGGGCTTCTGCATACGGAGCAGGGGGCGGATATCGCCGTGCTTTTTCGGGCGGGGTATCAGTCTTATCATTTGGAAATCGAGCTGAACAAGCTCGGCATCGGTTTTAAGAAATACGGCGGGGTGAAATATACGGAAGCTTCCCATATCAAAGACGTGCTCTCTTATCTGCGTTTGCTCCTGAACCCCATGGATTTGCCGGCTTTTGAACGTATGGCGGGCTTGTGTAAGGGAATAGGCGCCAAAACAGCCCGCAAGCTTTTTGGTCTCGCCATGCAGGAGGATAAGGAAGCTTTGCGGAAAGCCTGTAAGAAATATCCTGATTTTTGGGCGGATTTGCAGCTTCTTATGGAAATGCGGAAAAACAGCGTTTCCCCCGAAAAGATGCTGCGTGCCGTGATCGATCAGTATCAGCCGCGTATGGAACTTCTTTATCCGGACGATTGGCCGCGCCGTCAGCAAGGTTTGGAAGAGCTTGCCGGCATTGCCTCAAGTTATGCGGACTTGGCGGTTTTCATGGCTGACTTGTCTTTGGAAAATCCGGACGAGGCGGAAGACGGGGACGACAGCAGGCAAAAAGTGGTCTTATCGACAGTCCATTCCGCCAAGGGCTTGGAATGGAAGCATGTTTTCATTCTCGATTTGGTGGAAGACAGGTTTCCCTCCCGCCATGCGATGGTCAGTGCGGAAGATTATGAGGAAGAACGGCGGCTTTTGTATGTTGCCTGCACACGGGCGAAGGACAGTCTGCGTTTGTTTGTTCCGCAAAATATTTTGCAGCGCGGGCAGGGTTTTGAGGAAAGGGCGGTGCCGAGCCCCTTTATTAAAGAAATCCCCCCCCGTTTATACGAAGAAGTGATTGAGCAATACGGCGGGGTGTTGGTTAAGCAGGGGCTGCAAAAAAGCCCTTTGCAAACCATGAAGCCTGACATCAATATTTTCGACAGTTTTAAAAACGCCATGGCTGAAAGCGGAGAGGAAACGGCGGGCGGACAGCGGGAAACGGATTCTGTTTTCTGCGCTGCGAAACCGAAAAGCGCAAACCCGGCGGTAAAACTCGGCTATTGCAGGCATAAGGTTTTTGGACGCGGCAAAATCATTGAAGAAGTCGATTCCGAAAAAGTGCGGGTGAATTTTACGGGTATCGGGCTGAAAGTGATTATGAAAGCCTATCTGACTTTTGAAGACTGA
- a CDS encoding thiamine-phosphate kinase, whose amino-acid sequence MSEKRSGEDGILDLIAKYFPNRHPHMLLGRGDDCALMTVPQAAALGNSALFAVTSDIFAENAHFRTSYFTASDIGHKALAVNISDLASNGAKPCAFSFNLTLTERQDHAWLEECFQSMADLANRYDMVLCGGDLTKVPLTRTKEKTQEGLDPLTLGGLNIGITAWGTYEHGGVPLMRHRAYAKNLAAEKNAGRSVQADRPVQAGACMREGDILFRIGEIGLARLGLFLLEETQDKAKCAEKYPHAVNAHLRPSPLVREGLLLSRFAKEFPLFVMDISDGLMRDIPRLLARQGLVFADEKAFGADIVLTEDTLSSEVREYCGKNGLDPCLFAYKGGEDYGLAGVCAKEGFPALQAFCKKHAVEHFHALGAVTNGAVTFNRQIAEEAGFDHFQ is encoded by the coding sequence ATGAGCGAAAAACGAAGCGGCGAAGACGGCATATTGGATTTAATTGCAAAATATTTTCCCAACCGGCACCCCCACATGCTCTTGGGGCGCGGCGACGACTGCGCCTTAATGACAGTGCCGCAGGCTGCCGCGCTCGGCAATTCGGCGCTTTTTGCCGTAACGTCCGATATTTTTGCGGAAAACGCCCATTTCCGCACATCGTATTTTACGGCTTCGGACATCGGGCATAAGGCGTTAGCCGTGAATATCAGCGATTTAGCCTCGAACGGTGCCAAGCCCTGCGCCTTTTCTTTCAATTTGACCCTCACCGAAAGGCAGGATCATGCGTGGCTTGAAGAATGCTTCCAAAGTATGGCGGACCTTGCAAATCGATACGATATGGTGCTGTGCGGAGGAGATTTGACCAAAGTTCCTCTGACCCGTACCAAGGAGAAAACGCAGGAAGGGCTCGACCCTCTGACGTTAGGCGGATTGAATATCGGCATTACCGCCTGGGGGACGTATGAACATGGTGGCGTTCCCCTCATGCGTCACCGTGCGTATGCAAAAAACCTTGCTGCGGAAAAAAATGCGGGGCGAAGCGTGCAGGCGGACCGTCCCGTGCAGGCAGGCGCATGCATGCGGGAGGGGGATATTCTTTTTCGTATCGGAGAAATCGGGCTTGCGCGGCTCGGACTTTTTTTGCTTGAAGAAACGCAGGACAAAGCGAAATGCGCGGAGAAATATCCCCATGCCGTCAATGCTCATCTGCGTCCTTCGCCCCTTGTGCGGGAAGGGCTTTTGCTTTCGCGGTTCGCAAAGGAATTTCCTTTGTTCGTCATGGATATTTCAGACGGGCTCATGCGGGATATTCCGCGTCTGCTTGCGCGCCAGGGGCTTGTTTTCGCAGATGAAAAGGCGTTCGGAGCCGACATTGTCCTGACGGAAGACACGCTTTCTTCCGAAGTGAGGGAATATTGCGGAAAAAACGGGCTCGACCCTTGTCTTTTCGCCTATAAGGGCGGTGAGGATTACGGACTGGCGGGCGTTTGCGCAAAAGAGGGATTTCCCGCTTTGCAGGCGTTTTGCAAAAAACACGCGGTGGAACATTTCCATGCGCTCGGTGCCGTCACAAACGGTGCGGTAACGTTCAACCGGCAAATTGCGGAGGAAGCGGGTTTTGACCATTTCCAATGA
- a CDS encoding ATP-binding protein, whose product MTISNENNEALAEVMKDLRPSFWRPFLITSLLLLLVVAFITDYNIRQSEEVLGEQMADKGIRAIWLFENVLMDKIQFKSTEVRNEYIRHLGTQDDFSFLAVTDSEGRFLAHSDMKKIGSYLTVFDAGEESGFWERVEHILPRTDAQGTAWGFVSIGNERLFLVHRIYGENFRQGNLRYLHPEITDFINKDEVRHVFAAINSKTLQKDIAVYRRKAFTVALWILGLSSVSMWMVSLVNKLVSNRKAIRIAEKTIASMRREVLELEEEVIKREKLAAIGNLAAGVAHEIRNPLSSIKGYATYFSGYFPKESNEYKAAQIMVQEAERLNRVVGELLGVSRPTDVKKAEIPIDGVLDTCIAILQADAKQLGIEFRVFGRGKVLNIDPDRIKQAVLNICLNAVEAIRDEKKTLRKEKRYHIDMTVTEQEKNFCLTIKDNGPGIDAELLSRIFDPYFTTKNEGTGLGLSNVRKILEAHGGSIEAESQKGFGTVFNLYLPKRG is encoded by the coding sequence TTGACCATTTCCAATGAAAACAATGAAGCCCTTGCCGAAGTGATGAAAGATCTGCGCCCTTCTTTCTGGCGTCCTTTTTTGATCACTTCCTTACTGCTTTTGCTCGTGGTGGCGTTTATCACCGATTACAATATCCGCCAGTCCGAAGAAGTGCTCGGCGAACAAATGGCGGACAAGGGCATTCGCGCCATATGGCTTTTTGAAAATGTCCTTATGGATAAAATTCAGTTTAAAAGTACGGAAGTGCGCAATGAGTATATCCGCCATCTGGGCACGCAGGACGATTTTTCTTTTCTTGCCGTGACCGATAGCGAGGGGCGCTTTTTGGCGCACAGCGACATGAAAAAAATCGGTTCGTATCTGACTGTTTTCGATGCCGGGGAAGAAAGCGGTTTTTGGGAACGGGTGGAACATATTTTGCCGAGAACCGATGCGCAGGGCACGGCTTGGGGTTTTGTGAGCATCGGCAATGAACGGCTTTTTTTGGTTCACAGGATTTACGGCGAAAACTTCCGTCAGGGGAATTTGCGGTATCTGCATCCTGAAATTACGGACTTTATCAATAAAGATGAAGTCAGGCATGTTTTCGCCGCAATAAATTCCAAAACCCTGCAAAAAGACATCGCCGTGTACAGACGCAAGGCGTTCACCGTCGCTCTTTGGATTTTGGGGCTTTCTTCCGTTTCCATGTGGATGGTTTCCCTTGTCAATAAATTGGTCAGCAACAGGAAAGCCATACGCATAGCGGAAAAAACCATCGCTTCCATGCGGCGTGAAGTGCTTGAGCTTGAAGAAGAAGTCATTAAACGTGAAAAACTCGCCGCCATCGGGAATTTAGCCGCCGGCGTCGCCCATGAGATACGCAATCCCTTAAGTTCAATCAAGGGTTATGCCACGTATTTTTCAGGATATTTTCCGAAAGAAAGCAATGAATATAAGGCGGCGCAAATCATGGTGCAGGAAGCGGAACGCCTGAACCGTGTCGTGGGTGAACTGCTGGGAGTTTCCCGTCCTACCGATGTTAAAAAAGCGGAAATTCCCATTGACGGGGTATTGGATACGTGTATCGCCATTTTGCAGGCGGACGCGAAACAGCTTGGCATTGAGTTTCGGGTTTTCGGCAGGGGCAAGGTGCTGAATATCGACCCTGACCGTATCAAGCAGGCGGTTTTGAATATCTGTTTAAACGCCGTCGAGGCTATCCGCGATGAAAAGAAAACCCTGCGAAAGGAAAAGCGCTATCATATCGATATGACGGTAACGGAACAGGAAAAAAATTTTTGTCTGACCATAAAGGATAACGGTCCCGGAATTGACGCGGAACTTTTAAGCAGGATTTTCGACCCGTATTTCACGACGAAGAATGAGGGGACAGGTCTCGGTTTGAGCAATGTGCGGAAAATTTTGGAGGCGCACGGCGGTTCCATAGAGGCGGAAAGCCAGAAGGGGTTCGGAACCGTGTTCAATCTGTATTTGCCGAAGAGAGGATGA
- a CDS encoding sigma-54-dependent transcriptional regulator → MQKSTLLIVDDDYAHRNMLKLMLENWHYRTFEVETGEDAVDFVKKQAVDLVLCDVRMTNMDGFATLLAIHEWNPAIPVVLMTAYSSVEKAVEAMKMGAYSYVTKPLDFEVLKATLYNALEHTRLKEENTQLKQALGIAQTMPLGKSALMRSLQEMIETVAPSEATVLITGESGTGKELVAKAIQANSLRKNQAFVTINCAALAENLLESELFGHEKGAFTGADKMREGRFVQADNGTLFLDEIGEMPLALQVKLLRVLQNGEIQRVGSDKVKIVDVRIIAATNRNLQKEVEAGRFREDLYYRLNVIALEVPALRERKDDIPLLAQKFVENFARANRKSIKGFSPQAMDMLMRYDWPGNVRELENAMERAVILTVGEYVTERSLPLAIQQMTGNTAAVPSGILANKSLDDIEKEAISATLAETADNKSEAARRLGITRATLHSKLKKYNLE, encoded by the coding sequence ATGCAAAAATCAACGCTGCTTATTGTTGATGATGATTACGCGCATAGGAACATGCTGAAACTTATGCTTGAAAATTGGCATTACCGCACTTTTGAAGTGGAAACCGGGGAAGACGCCGTGGACTTCGTGAAAAAGCAGGCTGTCGATTTGGTGCTGTGCGACGTGAGAATGACCAATATGGACGGGTTCGCCACGTTGCTCGCCATTCATGAGTGGAACCCCGCCATTCCGGTTGTTTTGATGACAGCATATTCTTCCGTGGAAAAAGCGGTCGAAGCAATGAAAATGGGGGCGTATTCCTATGTGACGAAGCCTTTGGATTTTGAAGTGCTTAAGGCCACGCTTTACAATGCGTTGGAACATACCCGCCTGAAAGAGGAAAACACGCAGCTGAAGCAAGCCCTCGGCATTGCGCAGACCATGCCTTTGGGAAAAAGCGCGCTTATGCGTTCTTTGCAGGAAATGATTGAAACCGTCGCTCCGAGTGAGGCGACGGTGCTTATCACCGGAGAATCCGGCACGGGAAAAGAGCTTGTCGCAAAAGCGATTCAAGCGAACAGTCTGAGAAAAAACCAAGCCTTTGTAACAATCAACTGCGCCGCCCTTGCGGAAAATTTGTTGGAATCGGAACTTTTCGGGCATGAGAAAGGCGCGTTCACCGGAGCGGACAAAATGCGCGAAGGGCGTTTTGTGCAGGCGGATAACGGCACGCTTTTTCTCGATGAAATCGGCGAAATGCCGCTCGCCCTGCAAGTCAAGCTTTTGCGGGTTTTGCAAAACGGCGAAATCCAGCGTGTGGGCAGCGATAAGGTGAAAATCGTCGATGTGCGGATTATTGCCGCCACCAACAGGAATTTGCAAAAAGAAGTGGAAGCCGGGCGTTTCAGGGAAGATCTGTACTACCGTTTGAATGTCATCGCTCTGGAAGTTCCGGCTTTGCGCGAGCGTAAGGATGATATTCCTTTACTTGCGCAGAAATTTGTGGAAAACTTTGCGCGTGCGAACAGGAAATCCATAAAAGGGTTCAGCCCTCAGGCCATGGACATGCTTATGCGGTATGATTGGCCCGGCAATGTGCGGGAATTGGAAAACGCCATGGAACGGGCTGTCATTCTCACTGTGGGCGAATACGTCACGGAAAGGAGTTTGCCTCTCGCCATTCAGCAGATGACGGGAAACACGGCAGCCGTGCCAAGCGGCATTCTTGCCAACAAATCCTTGGATGATATCGAAAAAGAAGCCATTTCCGCAACATTGGCGGAAACGGCGGATAATAAGAGCGAGGCGGCAAGACGTTTGGGAATCACCCGTGCGACCTTGCACAGCAAATTGAAAAAATATAACTTAGAATAG
- the folD gene encoding bifunctional methylenetetrahydrofolate dehydrogenase/methenyltetrahydrofolate cyclohydrolase FolD, with protein sequence MLLLEGKSVSKALRAKVKEEIAALSSAVKRVPGLAVILVGEDPASQVYVRNKEKACEEVGITSYSYRLPHDIGQENLIKLIRELNADDRVDGILLQLPLPEGLNTQACLQAIDPRKDVDGLHPENQGRLALGLKALRPCTPAGTLFLLDYYKYDLEGKNCVVLGRSHLVGRPLAMMLNDKTMNATVTMCHSKTRNLKEICRQADFIFLAIGRPRFLTPDMVKEDAVIIDIGINRTEDGLCGDADFKALEGKVAAMTPVPGGIGLMTISQLLENTMQAWKYAMGLIRLEDLA encoded by the coding sequence ATGCTTTTGTTGGAAGGAAAAAGTGTTTCAAAGGCGCTGCGCGCGAAAGTGAAGGAAGAAATAGCCGCGCTTAGTTCCGCAGTCAAACGTGTTCCGGGGCTTGCCGTGATTTTGGTGGGGGAGGACCCTGCGTCCCAAGTGTATGTCCGCAATAAGGAAAAAGCTTGCGAAGAAGTGGGGATCACGTCCTATTCCTACCGTTTGCCCCATGACATAGGGCAGGAAAACCTGATAAAACTGATCAGGGAACTGAACGCCGATGATAGGGTCGACGGCATTTTGCTGCAGCTTCCCTTGCCTGAGGGGCTGAATACGCAAGCCTGCCTGCAAGCCATCGATCCCCGCAAGGATGTCGACGGTCTGCACCCTGAAAACCAAGGCAGGCTCGCTTTGGGGCTCAAGGCTCTTCGTCCGTGCACACCGGCGGGAACGCTTTTTTTGCTTGATTATTATAAATACGATTTGGAGGGCAAGAACTGCGTCGTGCTTGGCAGAAGCCATTTGGTGGGACGTCCCCTCGCCATGATGCTGAATGATAAGACCATGAATGCGACAGTGACCATGTGCCATTCAAAAACCAGAAATTTAAAAGAGATTTGCCGGCAAGCCGATTTTATTTTTTTGGCGATCGGCAGACCCCGTTTTCTCACTCCCGATATGGTCAAGGAAGACGCCGTGATTATCGACATAGGCATCAACCGCACGGAAGACGGGCTTTGCGGCGACGCGGACTTCAAAGCGTTGGAGGGAAAAGTCGCCGCCATGACGCCGGTTCCGGGAGGAATCGGGCTCATGACCATTTCCCAGCTTCTTGAGAACACCATGCAGGCATGGAAATACGCAATGGGTTTAATTCGGCTTGAAGATTTGGCATAA
- the nth gene encoding endonuclease III, producing the protein MARKKSLAFRREQARKIQEGLQKRYPEPETHLHHENAWELLIATVLSAQCTDARVNMVTPKLFAKWKDPFSLARANIADVEEIIRSTGFYHNKAKNIVAAAKLLAEKYQGEVPRTMEELVRVPGVARKTANVVLYTAFGINEGLAVDTHVKRISHRLGLTASQDPVQVEKDLMEIFPREEWGNVNHRLVWFGRQVCDARNPKCAECEFDTLCPKYEPKKTG; encoded by the coding sequence ATGGCACGGAAAAAATCTTTGGCGTTTCGCAGGGAACAGGCGCGAAAAATTCAGGAGGGGCTGCAAAAACGGTATCCTGAGCCGGAAACGCATTTGCACCATGAAAACGCATGGGAGCTTTTGATTGCGACCGTGCTTTCCGCCCAGTGCACGGACGCGCGGGTGAATATGGTGACGCCGAAACTTTTTGCAAAATGGAAAGACCCGTTCAGTCTTGCGCGGGCAAATATCGCCGATGTGGAAGAGATAATACGGTCTACCGGTTTTTATCACAACAAGGCGAAAAATATCGTGGCGGCGGCAAAGCTTCTTGCTGAAAAATATCAGGGTGAAGTGCCGCGGACCATGGAAGAGCTGGTCAGGGTTCCCGGCGTGGCGCGCAAGACCGCCAATGTTGTTTTATATACGGCTTTCGGAATCAATGAGGGGTTGGCTGTCGATACTCATGTGAAACGTATCAGTCACAGGCTCGGGCTTACGGCTTCCCAAGACCCCGTGCAGGTGGAAAAAGATTTGATGGAAATTTTTCCGCGGGAGGAATGGGGCAATGTCAATCACCGTCTTGTGTGGTTTGGAAGGCAAGTTTGCGATGCAAGAAATCCGAAATGTGCGGAATGTGAATTTGATACGCTTTGCCCGAAATACGAACCGAAAAAAACAGGCTGA
- the leuB gene encoding 3-isopropylmalate dehydrogenase, which produces MKKHIAVMAGDGIGPEIVGQALRVLDAAARKFNHEFSTEHVLIGGIAIDETGSPLPEATVEACRKADAVLLGAVGGPKWDTIAPEIRPEKGLLGIRKALGLFANLRPARLFPELSGACLLRKDIVDKGLDVMVVRELTGGIYFGKPAGVEVRGGKRTGFNTMIYDEDEIRRIAHIAFKAAMKRRKKVCSVDKANVLDVSRLWREVVIEVSKEYPEVSLSHMYVDNAAMQLVRDPSQFDVIVTSNLFGDILSDEAAVITGSIGMLASASLGSEYAGLYEPIHGSAPDIAGQNKANPLATILSVSMMLLHEFDLEKEALCIENAVRKTLQDGFRTGDIMEEGKTLCNTIEITDKVIERL; this is translated from the coding sequence ATGAAAAAACACATCGCAGTAATGGCAGGTGACGGAATCGGACCTGAAATCGTCGGACAGGCGCTTCGGGTCCTTGACGCGGCGGCACGGAAATTCAACCATGAATTCAGCACGGAACATGTGCTTATCGGAGGTATCGCCATAGATGAAACGGGCTCTCCGCTTCCGGAAGCGACCGTTGAAGCGTGCAGGAAAGCGGACGCCGTTTTGCTCGGAGCCGTGGGAGGACCCAAGTGGGACACCATCGCCCCTGAAATCCGTCCTGAAAAAGGCTTGCTCGGAATCCGCAAGGCTTTGGGACTGTTTGCGAATCTCCGCCCCGCCCGCCTTTTCCCCGAACTGTCCGGCGCGTGCCTTTTGCGCAAAGACATTGTGGACAAGGGACTGGACGTCATGGTTGTCCGTGAGCTGACCGGAGGCATTTATTTCGGCAAGCCTGCCGGCGTTGAAGTCCGCGGCGGCAAACGCACAGGCTTCAATACCATGATTTACGATGAAGACGAAATACGCCGCATAGCCCATATCGCATTCAAAGCAGCCATGAAACGCAGGAAAAAAGTTTGCTCCGTCGATAAGGCGAATGTGCTTGACGTGAGCCGCTTATGGCGCGAAGTGGTCATCGAGGTTTCCAAAGAATACCCGGAAGTCAGCCTCAGCCACATGTATGTGGACAATGCCGCCATGCAGCTTGTGCGCGACCCGAGCCAGTTTGACGTCATTGTCACGAGCAATCTTTTCGGCGACATCCTTTCCGACGAAGCCGCCGTCATCACCGGCTCCATCGGCATGCTCGCCTCCGCCAGCCTCGGCAGCGAATATGCGGGGCTTTACGAACCAATCCACGGTTCCGCCCCCGATATCGCAGGACAAAACAAAGCCAATCCCCTTGCGACGATTTTATCGGTATCCATGATGCTTCTTCATGAATTCGACCTCGAAAAAGAAGCCCTGTGCATTGAAAATGCCGTCCGCAAAACATTGCAGGACGGATTCAGGACCGGCGATATCATGGAAGAGGGCAAAACCCTGTGCAATACCATTGAAATAACTGATAAAGTCATTGAACGCTTATAA
- a CDS encoding aspartate aminotransferase family protein, with product MTRFEALKAREEKLLCRTYGRYPVSVSRAKGSKMWDVDGKEYLDLLSGIAVTALGHCNEELAEVIGEQAKKLIHVSNLFYQEEQLDLAERLLKTCHMDKVFFCNSGAEANEAAIKIARRYQQRVKNTERYEIITFSHAFHGRTLATLAATGQEKYLDGFSPRTDGFVQAAWHDIEALKKAVTDKTAAVLIEIIQGEGGVNCLSPEYVEQVQELCRKNGILFMVDEVQAGLCRSGKWWAFQHYDVRPDVITNAKALANGLPLGCMMTTDEIAKAFVPGSHATTFGGGALVTKAGAKVLEIMERDKLAERAEHLGNYLETNIMALKSPWIKEVRGFGLLRGIQLTCSEESAKTLWNSLIEEGIVINLTQGTVLRLLPALTISEQELGHFIQILDKLLKRIEK from the coding sequence ATGACACGTTTTGAAGCGTTGAAAGCAAGAGAGGAAAAACTCTTGTGCAGGACCTACGGTCGTTACCCCGTCAGTGTTTCCCGTGCGAAAGGAAGCAAGATGTGGGATGTCGACGGCAAGGAATATCTCGACCTTTTATCAGGCATAGCCGTGACAGCCCTCGGGCATTGCAACGAAGAACTTGCGGAAGTCATCGGCGAACAGGCAAAAAAGCTTATCCACGTCAGCAACCTGTTTTATCAGGAAGAACAGCTTGACTTGGCGGAACGCCTCTTGAAAACGTGCCACATGGACAAGGTGTTTTTCTGCAATTCCGGAGCGGAAGCCAATGAAGCGGCGATCAAAATCGCACGGCGTTACCAGCAGCGGGTAAAAAACACGGAACGCTATGAAATCATCACGTTCAGCCACGCTTTCCACGGACGCACCCTTGCGACCCTCGCCGCCACGGGACAGGAAAAATATCTGGACGGTTTCAGCCCCAGAACCGACGGTTTCGTGCAGGCCGCATGGCATGATATCGAAGCCCTCAAAAAGGCGGTTACCGATAAAACAGCCGCGGTGCTTATCGAAATCATCCAAGGCGAGGGCGGGGTGAACTGTCTTAGCCCGGAATATGTGGAACAAGTGCAGGAACTTTGCCGTAAAAACGGTATTCTCTTCATGGTTGACGAAGTGCAGGCAGGGCTTTGCCGCTCCGGCAAATGGTGGGCTTTCCAGCACTACGATGTCAGGCCCGATGTCATTACCAATGCAAAAGCCCTTGCCAACGGGCTTCCCCTCGGCTGCATGATGACGACGGACGAAATAGCCAAAGCTTTCGTTCCCGGTTCCCATGCCACAACTTTCGGAGGCGGCGCGCTGGTGACGAAAGCCGGCGCAAAAGTTCTTGAAATCATGGAACGGGACAAATTGGCGGAACGCGCCGAACACCTCGGCAACTATCTTGAAACAAACATCATGGCGCTGAAAAGCCCGTGGATAAAAGAGGTGCGCGGCTTCGGACTGCTGCGGGGCATTCAGCTCACCTGTTCCGAAGAAAGCGCCAAAACCCTTTGGAACAGCCTCATTGAAGAAGGCATTGTCATAAATCTTACCCAAGGAACAGTTTTGCGTTTGCTTCCCGCCCTCACCATCAGCGAGCAAGAACTCGGTCATTTCATACAAATCCTTGACAAACTGCTAAAACGAATTGAAAAATAG